A window from Telopea speciosissima isolate NSW1024214 ecotype Mountain lineage chromosome 8, Tspe_v1, whole genome shotgun sequence encodes these proteins:
- the LOC122670970 gene encoding selT-like protein isoform X2 yields the protein MDRVQMLLVGLPVFLFCSDILNLFTLSPPPKPSHQHHQHHPHHPQPVVQPTPDFPSQKTVGGGGIGYGNTINIGFCSSCSYGGTAKTITKMLETSFPGIDVILANHPPKLPKRLLSKVVPVVQVGVIGILMAGEHIFPRLGFMTPPPWYFSLRANRFGTIASTWLLGNVVQSFLQSSGAFEVYCNGELVFSKLKEQRFPSEFELRELVSQKLGNSRIVDAGGVWSH from the exons ATGGATCGAGTTCAGATGCTTCTGGTAGGGTTACctgtgtttctcttctgttcGGACATCTTAAACCTCTTCACTCTATCGCCGCCACCGAAGCCCTCACATCAGCACCATCAGCACCATCCCCACCATCCTCAGCCAGTTGTTCAACCAACCCCTGATTTCCCCTCACAG AAAACAGTCGGTGGTGGAGGCATCGGTTATGGCAACACCATCAACATCGGTTTCTGCTCCTCCTGTTCTTAcgg GGGAACTGCGAAGACAATTACGAAGATGCTGGAGACATCTTTTCCTGGTATTGATGTTATTCTTGCAAATCATCCCCCAAAGCTTCCAAAACGCCTACTTAGCAAAGTGGTACCAGTTGTTCAAGTAGGAGTTATTGGGATATTAATGGCTGGAGAACATATTTTCCCTAGGCTGGGGTTTATGACACCACCTCCTTGGTACTTCTCCTTGCGTGCGAATAGATTTGGAACCATTGCATCCACTTGGCTTCTTGGCAATGTTGTGCAATCCTTCTTGCAGAGCTCTGGGGCTTTTGAAGTTTATTGCAATGGTGAATTG GTTTTCTCAAAACTGAAGGAGCAGAGGTTCCCTAGTGAATTTGAGTTGAGAGAGCTCGTCAGCCAGAAACTGGGGAATTCAAGAATCGTGGATGCTGGAGGTGTCTGGTCGCATTGA
- the LOC122670970 gene encoding selT-like protein isoform X1: MDRVQMLLVGLPVFLFCSDILNLFTLSPPPKPSHQHHQHHPHHPQPVVQPTPDFPSQKTVGGGGIGYGNTINIGFCSSCSYGGTAKTITKMLETSFPGIDVILANHPPKLPKRLLSKVVPVVQVGVIGILMAGEHIFPRLGFMTPPPWYFSLRANRFGTIASTWLLGNVVQSFLQSSGAFEVYCNGELVFSKLKEQRFPSEFELRELVSQKLGNSRIVDAGGVWSH, encoded by the exons ATGGATCGAGTTCAGATGCTTCTGGTAGGGTTACctgtgtttctcttctgttcGGACATCTTAAACCTCTTCACTCTATCGCCGCCACCGAAGCCCTCACATCAGCACCATCAGCACCATCCCCACCATCCTCAGCCAGTTGTTCAACCAACCCCTGATTTCCCCTCACAG AAAACAGTCGGTGGTGGAGGCATCGGTTATGGCAACACCATCAACATCGGTTTCTGCTCCTCCTGTTCTTAcgg GGGAACTGCGAAGACAATTACGAAGATGCTGGAGACATCTTTTCCTGGTATTGATGTTATTCTTGCAAATCATCCCCCAAAGCTTCCAAAACGCCTACTTAGCAAAGTGGTACCAGTTGTTCAAGTAGGAGTTATTGGGATATTAATGGCTGGAGAACATATTTTCCCTAGGCTGGGGTTTATGACACCACCTCCTTGGTACTTCTCCTTGCGTGCGAATAGATTTGGAACCATTGCATCCACTTGGCTTCTTGGCAATGTTGTGCAATCCTTCTTGCAGAGCTCTGGGGCTTTTGAAGTTTATTGCAATGGTGAATTG GTTTTCTCAAAACTGAAGGAGCAGAGGTTCCCTAGTGAATTTGAGTTGAGAGAGCTCGTCAGCCAGAAACTGGGGAATTCAAGAATCGTGGATGCTGGAG GTGTCTGGTCGCATTGA